In a single window of the Podarcis raffonei isolate rPodRaf1 chromosome 14, rPodRaf1.pri, whole genome shotgun sequence genome:
- the LOC128401801 gene encoding uncharacterized protein LOC128401801 isoform X1 has translation MGLSESRGLGPGEAPSERQVDEEDEAVAADPLLHMEARKGHCDTARQLLAQDPEALNSQDASGRTPLFWATEYRHERLVELLLAHGADPAVPDHEGNLCLHWAVYVGSPSIARMLLDAGSDVDALNGQGDSPLHLAAQERRYECLVLLLAHGAKVSLKNRAGQVALQCCKPSSPFWRALEAASARPPQPTERLLCRDISRGFEQVPIPCVNGVDEEPAPGAFLYVTQNFVSDSAVLPATGWGRSQHCECASSCSAPTCPCVERSLRSWYTPVRAAPALPGVRRGGQPEPLRASRPFLSSCGPGWPAGARRGQQHSRGGPHLRVPHALLLRQLLPQPGGAEGPQDAAAAVPGARQGLGSAHDAGGAPRSLPLPVLWGADFQRRGRPARGRRLFLCGGHAGGPRVLPGRALLRQRGPLPEPFVPAQPGGSAGGRGARDPRHRLLQRPGHPGGRRAGVRLRRALLGGEGLPLGLLVQVARLQIPAVEGRANGRRRRRRRRRPRPGHLHVLPATRLLAQIRAEQPAEDGPAPLCAAPTAPPALAARTPAPVFIPPNKEPKPAASSGPDCCVGGRVPQGEVGEGAEAPSNGRLLERAFCKSGPEVQMRSREGWRRQPKAGPPLLLSAPSGPLSGPAEGAPARAKRREGTRPPSCCFSPRTSPAQN, from the exons ATGGGGCTCAGCG AGAGTAGAGGTTTGGGGCCTGGCGAAGCCCCCTCTGAAAGACAG GTGGACGAGGAGGATGAGGCGGTGGCCGCAGACCCCCTTTTGCACATGGAGGCCAGGAAGGGCCACTGTGACACAGCCCGCCAGCTCCTTGCCCAGGACCCAGAGGCCCTCAACAGCCAG GATGCCAGTGGCCGGACGCCCCTTTTCTGGGCCACGGAGTACAGACACGAGAGGCTGGTGGAGCTCCTGCTGGCCCACGGAGCAGACCCAGCTGTGCCGGATCAC GAAGGGAACCTCTGTCTGCACTGGGCGGTGTATGTTGGCAGCCCCTCCATTGCCAGAATGCTGCTGGATGCCGGCTCTGATGTGGATGCGCTGAATGGCCAAGGCGACTCTCCCCTGCACCTGGCGGCCCAGGAGAGGCGCTACGAATGTCTCGT CTTGCTTCTCGCCCACGGCGCCAAAGTCTCCCTGAAGAACAGAGCCGGCCAAGTGGCTTTGCAGTGCTGCAAGCCCAGCTCCCCTTTCTGGCGGGCCCTGGAGGCCGCCTCTGCACGGCCCCCCCAGCCGACGGAGAGGCTCCTCTGCAG AGACATCTCCCGGGGCTTTGAGCAAGTCCCCATCCCTTGCGTCAACGGGGTGGACGAGGAGCCGGCCCCCGGAGCCTTCCTCTACGTCACGCAGAACTTTGTGTCGGACTCTGCGGTGCTTCCAGCGACGGGCTGGGGCAGAAGTCAG CACTGCGAGTGCGCCAGTTCCTGCTCTGCGCCCACCTGCCCGTGTGTCGAGCGCAGCCTGCGCTCCTGGTACACTCCGGTGAGAGCCGCTCCCGCCCTTCCTGGGGTCAGACGGGGAGGTCAGCCGGAGCCACTAAGGGCCAGCCGGCCGTTTCTCTCCTCTTGTGGTCCAGGATGGCCGGCTGGCGCCAGACGCGGCCAGCAGCACAGCCGAGGCGGGCCCCATCTACGAGTGCCACATGCTTTGCTCCTGCGCCAGCTCCTGCCCCAACCGGGTGGCGCAGAGGGGCCTCAG GACGCAGCTGCAGCTGTACCGGGTGCCAGGCAAGGGCTGGGCAGTGCGCACGATGCAGGAGGTGCCCCGAGGAGCCTTCCTTTGCCA GTACTTTGGGGAGCTGATTTCCAGCGCCGAGGCCGCCCAGCGAGAGGACGCCGCCTATTCCTTTGTGGTGGACATGCAG GCGGGCCCCGAGTGCTGCCTGGACGGGCGCTTCTACGGCAGCGTGGGCCGCTTCCTGAACCATTCGTGCCAGCCCAACCTGGTGGCTCTGCCGGTGGTCGTGGGGCACGAGATCCCCGGCATCGCCTTCTTCAGCGCCCGGGCCATCCAGGCGGGCGAAGAGCTGGC GTTCGACTACGGCGAGCGCTTCTGGGAGGCGAAGGGCTGCCGCTGGGCTTGCTTGTGCAAGTCGCCCGGCTGCAGATACCGGCCGTCGAGGGAAGGGCCAACGgcagacgccgccgccgccgccgcaggagACCCCGGCCTGGGCACCTCCACGTCCTACCCGCTACGCGGCTTCTCGCGCAAATCCGCGCGGAGCAGCCCGCTGAAGACGGCCCCGCGCCGCTCTGCGCGGCCCCGACGGCGCCCCCTGCGCTAGCCGCGCGGACCCCAGCCCCTGTCTTTATCCCTCCCAATAAAGAGCCGAAGCCAGCCGCCTCATCCGGGCCTGATTGCTGCGTCGGGGGCCGGGTTCCGCAGGGAGAAGTGGGCGAGGGAGCGGAGGCTCCTTCGAACGGAAGACTCTTGGAACGAGCTTTCTGCAAAAGTGGCCCCGAAGTGCAAATGAGGAGCCGGGAAGGATGGCGGCGACAACCCAAGGCGGGACCCCCTCTGCTCTTGTCCGCACCGTCTGGTCCACTCAGCGGTCCGGCCGAGGGAGCCCCCGCCCGGGCCAAGAGGAGGGAAGGGACTCGCCCGCCGAGCTGCTGCTTCTCGCCCCGCACCAGCCCCGCGCAAAACTGA
- the LOC128401801 gene encoding uncharacterized protein LOC128401801 isoform X2: protein MGLSESRGLGPGEAPSERQVDEEDEAVAADPLLHMEARKGHCDTARQLLAQDPEALNSQDASGRTPLFWATEYRHERLVELLLAHGADPAVPDHEGNLCLHWAVYVGSPSIARMLLDAGSDVDALNGQGDSPLHLAAQERRYECLVLLLAHGAKVSLKNRAGQVALQCCKPSSPFWRALEAASARPPQPTERLLCRDISRGFEQVPIPCVNGVDEEPAPGAFLYVTQNFVSDSAVLPATGWGRSQHCECASSCSAPTCPCVERSLRSWYTPVRAAPALPGVRRGGQPEPLRASRPFLSSCGPGWPAGARRGQQHSRGGPHLRVPHALLLRQLLPQPGGAEGPQDAAAAVPGARQGLGSAHDAGGAPRSLPLPVLWGADFQRRGRPARGRRLFLCGGHAGGPRVLPGRALLRQRGPLPEPFVPAQPGGSAGGRGARDPRHRLLQRPGHPGGRRAGVGGAAGEKGGCRGVKGPPPPCLPPELATSQEGGRGFSDFSLRFDYGERFWEAKGCRWACLCKSPGCRYRPSREGPTADAAAAAAGDPGLGTSTSYPLRGFSRKSARSSPLKTAPRRSARPRRRPLR, encoded by the exons ATGGGGCTCAGCG AGAGTAGAGGTTTGGGGCCTGGCGAAGCCCCCTCTGAAAGACAG GTGGACGAGGAGGATGAGGCGGTGGCCGCAGACCCCCTTTTGCACATGGAGGCCAGGAAGGGCCACTGTGACACAGCCCGCCAGCTCCTTGCCCAGGACCCAGAGGCCCTCAACAGCCAG GATGCCAGTGGCCGGACGCCCCTTTTCTGGGCCACGGAGTACAGACACGAGAGGCTGGTGGAGCTCCTGCTGGCCCACGGAGCAGACCCAGCTGTGCCGGATCAC GAAGGGAACCTCTGTCTGCACTGGGCGGTGTATGTTGGCAGCCCCTCCATTGCCAGAATGCTGCTGGATGCCGGCTCTGATGTGGATGCGCTGAATGGCCAAGGCGACTCTCCCCTGCACCTGGCGGCCCAGGAGAGGCGCTACGAATGTCTCGT CTTGCTTCTCGCCCACGGCGCCAAAGTCTCCCTGAAGAACAGAGCCGGCCAAGTGGCTTTGCAGTGCTGCAAGCCCAGCTCCCCTTTCTGGCGGGCCCTGGAGGCCGCCTCTGCACGGCCCCCCCAGCCGACGGAGAGGCTCCTCTGCAG AGACATCTCCCGGGGCTTTGAGCAAGTCCCCATCCCTTGCGTCAACGGGGTGGACGAGGAGCCGGCCCCCGGAGCCTTCCTCTACGTCACGCAGAACTTTGTGTCGGACTCTGCGGTGCTTCCAGCGACGGGCTGGGGCAGAAGTCAG CACTGCGAGTGCGCCAGTTCCTGCTCTGCGCCCACCTGCCCGTGTGTCGAGCGCAGCCTGCGCTCCTGGTACACTCCGGTGAGAGCCGCTCCCGCCCTTCCTGGGGTCAGACGGGGAGGTCAGCCGGAGCCACTAAGGGCCAGCCGGCCGTTTCTCTCCTCTTGTGGTCCAGGATGGCCGGCTGGCGCCAGACGCGGCCAGCAGCACAGCCGAGGCGGGCCCCATCTACGAGTGCCACATGCTTTGCTCCTGCGCCAGCTCCTGCCCCAACCGGGTGGCGCAGAGGGGCCTCAG GACGCAGCTGCAGCTGTACCGGGTGCCAGGCAAGGGCTGGGCAGTGCGCACGATGCAGGAGGTGCCCCGAGGAGCCTTCCTTTGCCA GTACTTTGGGGAGCTGATTTCCAGCGCCGAGGCCGCCCAGCGAGAGGACGCCGCCTATTCCTTTGTGGTGGACATGCAG GCGGGCCCCGAGTGCTGCCTGGACGGGCGCTTCTACGGCAGCGTGGGCCGCTTCCTGAACCATTCGTGCCAGCCCAACCTGGTGGCTCTGCCGGTGGTCGTGGGGCACGAGATCCCCGGCATCGCCTTCTTCAGCGCCCGGGCCATCCAGGCGGGCGAAGAGCTGGCGTAGGTGGTGCTGCCGGAGAGAAAGGGGGCTGCCGTGGGGTGAAGGGGCCCCCGCCTCCATGCCTGCCCCCTGAACTTGCAACCAGCCAGGAGGGGGGGCGGGGCTTCTCGGACTTCAGTCTCAG GTTCGACTACGGCGAGCGCTTCTGGGAGGCGAAGGGCTGCCGCTGGGCTTGCTTGTGCAAGTCGCCCGGCTGCAGATACCGGCCGTCGAGGGAAGGGCCAACGgcagacgccgccgccgccgccgcaggagACCCCGGCCTGGGCACCTCCACGTCCTACCCGCTACGCGGCTTCTCGCGCAAATCCGCGCGGAGCAGCCCGCTGAAGACGGCCCCGCGCCGCTCTGCGCGGCCCCGACGGCGCCCCCTGCGCTAG
- the LOC128401801 gene encoding histone-lysine N-methyltransferase EHMT1-like isoform X3, with product MGLSESRGLGPGEAPSERQVDEEDEAVAADPLLHMEARKGHCDTARQLLAQDPEALNSQDASGRTPLFWATEYRHERLVELLLAHGADPAVPDHEGNLCLHWAVYVGSPSIARMLLDAGSDVDALNGQGDSPLHLAAQERRYECLVLLLAHGAKVSLKNRAGQVALQCCKPSSPFWRALEAASARPPQPTERLLCRDISRGFEQVPIPCVNGVDEEPAPGAFLYVTQNFVSDSAVLPATGWGRSQHCECASSCSAPTCPCVERSLRSWYTPDGRLAPDAASSTAEAGPIYECHMLCSCASSCPNRVAQRGLRTQLQLYRVPGKGWAVRTMQEVPRGAFLCQYFGELISSAEAAQREDAAYSFVVDMQAGPECCLDGRFYGSVGRFLNHSCQPNLVALPVVVGHEIPGIAFFSARAIQAGEELAFDYGERFWEAKGCRWACLCKSPGCRYRPSREGPTADAAAAAAGDPGLGTSTSYPLRGFSRKSARSSPLKTAPRRSARPRRRPLR from the exons ATGGGGCTCAGCG AGAGTAGAGGTTTGGGGCCTGGCGAAGCCCCCTCTGAAAGACAG GTGGACGAGGAGGATGAGGCGGTGGCCGCAGACCCCCTTTTGCACATGGAGGCCAGGAAGGGCCACTGTGACACAGCCCGCCAGCTCCTTGCCCAGGACCCAGAGGCCCTCAACAGCCAG GATGCCAGTGGCCGGACGCCCCTTTTCTGGGCCACGGAGTACAGACACGAGAGGCTGGTGGAGCTCCTGCTGGCCCACGGAGCAGACCCAGCTGTGCCGGATCAC GAAGGGAACCTCTGTCTGCACTGGGCGGTGTATGTTGGCAGCCCCTCCATTGCCAGAATGCTGCTGGATGCCGGCTCTGATGTGGATGCGCTGAATGGCCAAGGCGACTCTCCCCTGCACCTGGCGGCCCAGGAGAGGCGCTACGAATGTCTCGT CTTGCTTCTCGCCCACGGCGCCAAAGTCTCCCTGAAGAACAGAGCCGGCCAAGTGGCTTTGCAGTGCTGCAAGCCCAGCTCCCCTTTCTGGCGGGCCCTGGAGGCCGCCTCTGCACGGCCCCCCCAGCCGACGGAGAGGCTCCTCTGCAG AGACATCTCCCGGGGCTTTGAGCAAGTCCCCATCCCTTGCGTCAACGGGGTGGACGAGGAGCCGGCCCCCGGAGCCTTCCTCTACGTCACGCAGAACTTTGTGTCGGACTCTGCGGTGCTTCCAGCGACGGGCTGGGGCAGAAGTCAG CACTGCGAGTGCGCCAGTTCCTGCTCTGCGCCCACCTGCCCGTGTGTCGAGCGCAGCCTGCGCTCCTGGTACACTCCG GATGGCCGGCTGGCGCCAGACGCGGCCAGCAGCACAGCCGAGGCGGGCCCCATCTACGAGTGCCACATGCTTTGCTCCTGCGCCAGCTCCTGCCCCAACCGGGTGGCGCAGAGGGGCCTCAG GACGCAGCTGCAGCTGTACCGGGTGCCAGGCAAGGGCTGGGCAGTGCGCACGATGCAGGAGGTGCCCCGAGGAGCCTTCCTTTGCCA GTACTTTGGGGAGCTGATTTCCAGCGCCGAGGCCGCCCAGCGAGAGGACGCCGCCTATTCCTTTGTGGTGGACATGCAG GCGGGCCCCGAGTGCTGCCTGGACGGGCGCTTCTACGGCAGCGTGGGCCGCTTCCTGAACCATTCGTGCCAGCCCAACCTGGTGGCTCTGCCGGTGGTCGTGGGGCACGAGATCCCCGGCATCGCCTTCTTCAGCGCCCGGGCCATCCAGGCGGGCGAAGAGCTGGC GTTCGACTACGGCGAGCGCTTCTGGGAGGCGAAGGGCTGCCGCTGGGCTTGCTTGTGCAAGTCGCCCGGCTGCAGATACCGGCCGTCGAGGGAAGGGCCAACGgcagacgccgccgccgccgccgcaggagACCCCGGCCTGGGCACCTCCACGTCCTACCCGCTACGCGGCTTCTCGCGCAAATCCGCGCGGAGCAGCCCGCTGAAGACGGCCCCGCGCCGCTCTGCGCGGCCCCGACGGCGCCCCCTGCGCTAG